In a genomic window of Candidatus Flexicrinis proximus:
- a CDS encoding MBL fold metallo-hydrolase yields MNIVNVGYDSTNYYVLADTHPRLLVDAGWPGTLAKFQHTCRRAGIDLAGLRHILVTHFHPDHAGLAHELIRAGARLIVMESQVDFIGPFRHFMKPEHHYVDIDLAQCLTLAFSASRAFLATIGIQGEIIPTPGHSDDSVTLILDDGSAFTGDLPHPSMCDEVGLQSWEHLRELGMSAVYPGHGPVGGKI; encoded by the coding sequence ATGAATATCGTCAACGTCGGCTACGACTCCACCAACTATTACGTCCTTGCCGACACTCACCCGCGGTTGCTTGTCGACGCGGGCTGGCCGGGAACCCTCGCTAAATTCCAGCACACCTGCCGCCGCGCGGGGATCGATCTCGCCGGCCTTCGCCATATCCTCGTAACTCACTTCCACCCGGACCACGCCGGCCTCGCCCACGAGCTTATCCGGGCGGGCGCCAGGCTGATCGTCATGGAAAGCCAGGTCGATTTCATCGGCCCGTTTCGCCACTTCATGAAACCCGAACATCATTACGTCGATATTGATCTCGCCCAGTGCCTTACACTCGCCTTTAGCGCCAGTCGCGCCTTTCTGGCGACCATCGGCATTCAGGGCGAAATCATCCCGACCCCGGGCCACTCCGACGACAGCGTTACGCTGATCCTCGATGATGGCTCGGCCTTCACCGGGGACTTGCCTCATCCGTCAATGTGCGATGAGGTGGGCCTGCAAAGCTGGGAACACCTGCGCGAATTGGGAATGTCCGCGGTCTATCCGGGCCACGGACCGGTTGGAGGAAAGATCTGA